The segment TTGCCGGTCAAGGCACTGAGCCACAACTGGGCAAGCTGGGCCAGACCGAAAATCACCAGAAGCACCAGACATTGCTGCCACATCGGGAACACCCTCAGGCGCTGTTGAAGCGACAGTACCAGGAAGGTGATCAGGGTCAGTGTCAGGGCATTCTGCCCCAGCAACGTGCCGTACAGCACATCTTCGGCCAGCCCCAGGCAAAACGCTGTAACCATACCCACTTTGTGCGGCATGTATAAGGCCCAAAAAGCCAGCAACAGCGCCAGCCACAGCGGACGCAGGATTTCCATGAACTGGGGCATCGGTGAAATGCTGAGCAACAGGCCGATGGCAAACGTCAGCCAGATCAACCAGCCATTACTCGAACGCGTATTCGCCATTATTGCCTCTCCCGAGTAGTGGCCGGCGCAGTGGCAGGCGTTCTGGCTGCGGCGGGGGTTGCAACTGGCGCAGGTTTTTTCACGGCCTTGGGGTCAGTGGCCACCGCCGCAGGCGCGGCAGGTGTAGCTGGCGCTGCAGCGGGTGCAGCGGCTGGCGCAGGCACTGTCGGCTTGGGCACTGTGGCCGGAACGATCGCCGGCGCTTCACCGTTTTGCTCGGCTTCCTGGGCCTTGGCCGCATCGTTGGCCCGCTCTTCCGGAGTTCGGCTATCGCTGAACACCAGCAGCAGGTAGCGACTGCGATTCAATGCCGCCGTGGGAACCGCACGCACAATGGCGAACGGCTGACCCGAGTCGTGGATGACTTCCTTGACCGTTGCCACCGGATAACCGGCCGGGAAGCGCTGCCCCAGGCCCGAGCTGACCAGCAGGTCGCCCACTTTGATATCCGCAGTGTCGGCCACATGGCGCAGTTCCAGGCGCTCGGGGTTCCCCGTACCGCTGGCAATTGCACGCAGGCCATTACGGTTTACCTGGACCGGAATGCTGTGAGTGGTATCGGTGAGCAACAGTACACGGGAGGTGTAGGGCATCAATTCAACCACCTGCCCCATCAAGCCCCGTGCGTCGAGCACTGGCTGACCGAGCACCACGCCGTCGCGCTCACCCTTGTTGATGATGATGCGATGGGTAAAAGGGTTAGGGTCCATGCCGATCAACTCGGCCACTTCCACCTTTTCGTTGACCAGCGCAGAGGAGTTCAACAACTCGCGCAGGCGAACGTTCTGCTCGGTCAAGGCGGCCAGCTTTTGCATGCGGCCTTGAAGCAGAAGGTTTTCGGTTTTGAGTTTCTCGTTTTCAGCCACAAGCTCGGTGCGGCTACCGAACTGACTGGCTACGCCCTGCCACAATCGCTGCGGCAAATCGGTAATCCAGTAGGACTGCATCAGCACCAGCGACATTTGACTGCGCACAGGCTTGAGCAACGTGAAGCGAGCGTCCACTACCATCAGCGTGACGGATAGCACGACCAGCACCAGAAAGCGCACGCCCAATGATGGGCCTTTGGAAAAGAGCGGTTTAATAGGCCGCTCCTCCCGGGCAAGTGTTCAATTTATTCATACGGCTTCAAGCGGCCTGGATGAAGATTGACAGAAGATAAACGCCAAAAGGCAGCACTGCAAAGTGCTACCTTCTGGTGATAACCATAGGACTGCACCACGCGATCTTATTCGCTGGAGAGCAGGTCCATTGTGTGTTTATCCATCATTTCCAGCGCACGGCCACCGCCACGTGCAACGCAGGTCAGCGGGTCTTCGGCAACGATGACCGGCAAGCCGGTTTCCTGAGCCAGCAACTTGTCGAGGTCACGCAGCAAGGCGCCACCACCGGTCAGTACCAGGCCACGCTCGGCGATGTCCGAAGCCAGCTCTGGCGGAGACTGCTCCAGCGCGCTCTTCACAGCCTGAACGATGGTTGCCAGCGACTCTTGCAGAGCCTCAAGCACTTCATTGGAGTTCAGGGTGAAGGCACGTGGGACACCTTCTGCCAGGTTACGGCCGCGCACGTCGACTTCACGTACTTCGCCACCCGGGAAAGCCGTACCGATTTCGGTCTTGATGCGCTCGGCCGTCGATTCACCGATCAGGCTGCCGTAGTTACGACGCACATAAGTGATGATCGCTTCGTCGAAGCGGTCGCCGCCAACCCGTACGGATTCGGCATACACCACACCGTTGAGGGAGATCAGCGCGATTTCAGTGGTACCACCACCGATATCGACAACCATCGAGCCGCGTGCTTCTTCAACCGGCAAGCCGGCACCGATGGCAGCAGCCATTGGTTCTTCGATCAGGAACACTTCACGGGCGCCCGCGCCGAGTGCCGATTCACGAATGGCGCGACGCTCTACCTGAGTCGACTTGCACGGGACGCAAATCAGTACGCGTGGGCTAGGTTGCAGGAAGCTGTTTTCATGCACCTTGTTGATGAAGTACTGCAGCATTTTTTCGCAAACGCTGAAATCGGCAATAACGCCGTCCTTCATCGGACGAATGGCAGCAATGTTGCCCGGTGTACGGCCAAGCATGCGCTTGGCCTCGGTGCCGACGGCAACGACACTTTTCTGGTTACCGTGTGTCCGAATAGCCACAACCGATGGCTCATTCAGGACGATACCGCGCTCACGCACGTAAATAAGGGTGTTGGCAGTGCCCAGGTCGATGGAAAGATCGCTGGAAAACATGCCACGCAGTTTCTTGAACATGGGAAAGGGACCCTAGGCAACGCGTGGGTAAAAAAGTGCGGCAAACTCTAACAACGACAGGGATTTTGGGCAAGGCGCCAATATGTTAAATTGGGCGCTTTTCTGAGCACCAACTCCCACAATCGCGGCCATATGACCGTAGAAATGCGGTAGTGTTCCGACAATCTAACACACGGATAGCATCCGTCCTGTTTTCCACTGGAGAATCCCATGGCGCTAGACCGCTCCGACGTGGAAAAAATCGCTCATTTGGCCCGCCTTGGTCTTAATGATGCCGATATTCCACGCACCACCGAAGCCCTTAACAGCATTTTGGGGCTGATTGATCAGATGCAGGCTGTTGACACCACAGGTATCGAGCCTATGGCCCACCCTCTGGAAGCCAGCCAGCGCTTGCGTGCAGACGTCGTGACTGAAAGCAATCATCGCGAGGCTTATCAGTCCATCGCTCCAGCGGTCGAAAACGGCCTCTATCTGGTTCCGAAAGTCATCGAGTAAAGGAAAGAGCCTGCATGCATCAATTGACTCTGGCCGAGATCGCCCGCGGACTCGCCGATAAAAAGTTTTCTTCCGAAGAGCTGACCAAGACCCTGCTGGCGCGTATCGCCCAGCTCGATCCTCAGCTCAACAGTTTCATCACAGTCACCGAAGACCTTGCCCTAGAGCAGGCCAAGGCCGCTGACGCACGTCGCGCCAACGGTGAAACCGGTGCCCTGCTGGGCGCGCCGATCGGTCACAAGGACCTGTTCTGCACCCAGGGCGTACGCACCAGCTGCGCCTCCAAAATGCTCGACAACTTCAAGGCTCCGTACGACGCCACCGTGGTTGCCAAGCTTGCCGCTGCCGGCACCGTGACCCTGGGCAAGACCAACATGGACGAATTCGCCATGGGGTCGGCCAACGAGTCGAGCTACTACGGCGCGGTCAAAAACCCGTGGAACCTCGAGCACGTACCGGGCGGATCTTCGGGCGGTTCGGCAGCCGCCGTTGCCGCTCGTCTGCTCCCCGCTGCGACCGGCACCGACACGGGCGGATCTATCCGACAGCCGGCAGCCCTGACCAACCTCACCGGCCTGAAACCGACATACGGTCGTGTTTCGCGCTGGGGCATGATCGCTTACGCCTCCAGTCTCGATCAGGGCGGCCCATTGGCTCGCACCGCCGAAGACTGCGCCATCCTGCTGCAAGGCATGGCCGGTTTCGACCCGCAAGACTCCACCAGCATCGACGAACCCGTACCGGACTTCAGCGCCAGCCTCAATGGTTCGCTGCAAGGCCTGCGCATCGGCGTGCCTAAAGAGTTCTTCAGCGAAGGCCTGGACGCGCGCATTGCCGAACTGGTCCACAACAGCGTCAAGGCGCTTGAAAAGCTCGGTGCCGTGATCAAGCCCATCAGCCTGCCGAACATGCAGCACGCCATTCCTGCGTACTACGTGATCGCGCCAGCAGAAGCTTCGTCCAACCTATCGCGTTTTGACGGCGTGCGCTTCGGCCATCGCTGCGAAGACCCGAAAGACCTCACCGACCTGTACAAGCGCTCGCGCGCCGAAGGCTTTGGCCCGGAAGTACAGCGCCGGATTCTGGTCGGTGCCTACGCCCTGTCGGCGGGTTACTACGACGCTTACTACCTGCAAGCGCAAAAAATCCGTCGTCTGATCAAAAACGACTTCATGACCGCGTTCAACGAAGTCGACATCATCCTCGGCCCGACCACGCCTAACCCGGCCTGGAAAATCGGCGCTAAAAACAGCGATCCGGTTTCGGCCTATCTGGAAGACGTCTACACCATCACCGCCAACCTCGCCGGCCTGCCAGGCCTGTCGATGCCAGCCGGTTTTGTCGATGGCTTGCCAGTAGGCGTGCAATTGCTTGCGCCTTACTTCCAGGAAGGCCGCCTGCTCAACGTCGCTCACCAGTATCAGCTCAACACTGACTGGCACACGCGCTCACCTGCCGGCTTCTGAGGAGAAACATATGCAATGGGAAGTTGTGATCGGGCTGGAAATTCACTCCCAGCTCGCCACCCAATCGAAGATTTTCTCCGGTAGCGCCACCACCTTTGGCGCAGAACCGAACACCCAGGCCAGCCTGGTCGACCTGGGCATGCCCGGCGTACTGCCGGTGCTGAACCAGGAAGCCGTGCGCATGGCGGTCATGTTCGGCGTAGCCGTTGACGCCGAAATCGTTCAGCACAACGTGTTCGCCCGCAAGAACTACTTCTACCCGGACCTGCCCAAGGGCTACCAGATCAGCCAGATGGAACTGCCGATTGTCGGCAAGGGCCACCTGGACATCACCCTGGAAGACGGCACCGTCAAACGTGTCGGCATTACCCGTGCCCACCTGGAAGAAGACGCAGGCAAAAGCCTGCACGAAGATTTCAGCGGTTCCACCGGCATCGACTTGAACCGTGCCGGCACGCCGTTGCTAGAAATCGTTTCCGAGCCGGACATGCGCAGCGCCAAAGAGGCCGTGGCCTACGTCAAGGCAATGCATGCTCTGGTGCGTTACCTGGGCATTTGCGACGGCAACATGGCTGAAGGCTCCCTGCGCTGCGACTGCAACGTATCGATCCGCCCGGTCGGCCAGGCCGAGTTTGGGACTCGCTGCGAGATCAAGAACGTCAACTCGTTCCGCTTTATCGAGAAGGCGATCAACAGCGAAGTACAACGCCAGATCGAGCTGATCGAAGACGGCGGCAAGGTCATTCAGCAAACCCGCCTGTATGACCCGAACAAGGACGAAACCCGCGCCATGCGCAGCAAGGAGGAAGCCAACGACTACCGTTACTTCCCCGATCCTGACCTGCTGCCAGTGGTGATCGAAGATTCGTTTATCGAAGAGGTGCGCGCCACGCTGCCGGAACTGCCGCCGCAAAAGCGCGAACGCTTCCAGTCGCAGTTCGGCCTGTCGGCCTACGACGCCAGCGTATTGGCTTCGAGCCGCGAGCAAGCGGACTACTTCGAAAAGGTCGTGAGCATCAGTGGCGATGCCAAGCTGGCGGCCAACTGGGTGATGGTCGAGTTGGGCAGCCTGCTCAACAAACAAGGCCTGGATATCGACCAGTCGCCGGTCAGCGCAGAGCAATTGGGCGGCATGCTGCAGCGCATCAAAGACAACACCATCTCCGGCAAAATCGCCAAGGTTGTGCTGGAAGCGATGGCCAATGGTGAGGGCAACGCAGACGAAGTCATCGAAAAGCGCGGCCTCAAGCAAGTGACCGACAGCGGCGCCATTGAAAAGGTGCTGGATGAAATGCTGGCGGCCAACGCAGAGCAGGTCGAGCAATACCGTGCGGCAGACGAAGCCAAGCGCGGCAAGATGTTCGGCTTCTTCGTGGGCCAGGCGATGAAAGCCTCCAAAGGCAAAGCCAACCCGCAACAGGTCAACGAACTGCTCAAGAGCAAGCTCGAAGGCTAAGCCACAAAACTCGTAGCAGCTGCCGCAGGCTGCGTCCGGCGGCGTAGCCGTCGTAAAACCAGAGGTTGCGGTTCAAGAGTTGAACCGCATTTTCTGACTTTACGATCGCTTCGCAATCGAACGCAGCCTTCGGCAGCTGCTACGCGAATCGCTTTTCAAGCTACATAAGGATTCCCCCATGAAGCGGCTACTCGGCGCTTGCGCCCTGCTCAGCTTGCTCGCAGGCTGCGCCAGCCATGACATAGACCCCCGTGGCTATGACAAAACAGGCATTGCCTCTTATTACGGTGCTCGCCATCACGGCAAGCGAACCGCCAGCGGTGAACCATTCGACCAGAATGCCCTTACCGCCGCCCACCCTGCTCTGCCTTTCGGGACGCGGGTGCTGGTCACCAATCTGAGCAACGACAAATCTGTTGTGCTGCGCATCAATGATCGCGGCCCCCATACCCGCGGACGCCTGATAGACGTTTCGCGCAAGGCCGCCCAGCAATTGGATATGCTGCGCAGCGGCACAGCAAAAGTCCGGGTTCAGGGCTTGAGTGATTAATTGAGGGAGTTGCCGCCATTTTGGGCTTGAGCGCGCTGTCACCATGGAACCTGCTGCAATTGCTCTGCGGCCTCGTCATGCTGATCGCAGGGGCCGAATTGCTGGTGCGCTGCGCCGTACGTATGGCTGCCAACATGAAGGTACGCCCGCTGCTGATCGGTTTGACCGTGGTCGCATTGGGCAGCAGCGCCCCACAGATGACTGTCAGCCTGCAGGCCGCGCTCAATGACACCTCGGACATTGCCGTAGGCAGTGTGATCGGCAGCAATATTTTCAACATCCTGGTCACCCTGGGGCTGTCGGCGCTGATCATTCCCCTGCGCGTATCCCGTCAACTGGTGCGCCTGGACATTCCCCTGATGATCCTTGCCAGCGCCCTGGTGTTTGCCCTGGCACTCAACAAACAGCTCGATCGCCTGGACGGTGTTGTCCTGTTGTGCGGCCTGATGATCTACCTGGCCCTGCTGTTGCGGCAATCGCGTCAAAGCGGCCACCATCACAACAGCCACGCGCAGCCACACACCCCATGGCTGCACAACATCGCGTTAATGCTGTTGGCCCTGATCCTGCTCGGGGCGGCCGGGCACCTGCTGCTCGGCGCGGCAGTCACGGTTGCCACTGAGCTTGGGCTATCAGAGCGGATTATCGGGCTGACCATCATTGCGGTCAGCACTTCACTGCCGGAACTGGCCACGTCACTGATCGCAGCCTTTCGCGGCCAGCGCGAAATCGCTGTCGGCAATGTGATTGGCAGCAATGTTTTCAGCCTGCTGGGGGTACTTGGCCTGACGGCTCTGGTCGCTCCAGCGCCCTTGTCGGTATCGCCCAACGCGCTGGCGTTCGACTTGCCGGTGATGCTGGGTGTGGCGGCGCTGTGTCTGCCCGTGTTCTACGCGGGGTACCGCGTCACCCGCGCTGAAGGGTTGCTGTTTCTGGGTTTATACCTGGCCTATGGGCTGCATGTAGTGTCCTTCACCATCGGCATGCCCTTGGCCGGCAAGCTTGAACATCTGATGCTGTTTTTCATCTTGCCGGCGCTGCTGGTGTTTCTGCTGTTCAGTACCCTGCGCGCGTGGCGCCGTCAGCACTAGATCCAACCGCCCCACTGCAATACAAATATCCCGATATTGGTCGTGATGGCCGCCATCAAGGTGGTGATCACAATAATTGCGGCCGCCAATTCGTGATTACCGTTGGCCGCCCGCACCATGACATAACTGGCAGCGGCCGTCGGGCTGGCGAAATAAAGGAACAAAATCCCCAATTCCGGCCCGCGAAAGCCACACAACCAAGCCCCCAGAGTTGTCAGTAGCGGCAAACTGACCATTTTCACCAGACTTGCGCTCAGCGCCCTGTCGCCACTTTTACGCAGGCTTGCCAGCGACAGCGTGCCACCGATGCAAATCAGCGCCAGGGGCAAGGTCATTGCGGCCAGGTATTCGCCAGACGCTTGCAACCAACCGGGCAGGCTGATCTTGAATACCGCAAACGGCACCGCAGCCAGCACGCTGATGATCAGCGGGTTCTTGACCACACTTTTGCAGATGCTCCACGGATCGGACTTGATCACCGGGCTGTACACCGCCAGCACGATAGTCGACAGCGTGTTGTAGAACAGGATCACGAGGCCTGCGAGTACCGCGCCCAATGAAATCCCGTAGTCGCCGTACATGCTGGCCGCGAGAGCCAGGCCAATGACCCCGTTATTGCCGCGAAAGGCGCCCTGGGTGTAGACCCCACGGTCTTCACGAGGGCAGCGCCAGATCGACCAACCCCAGGCAAACGCAAACCCTGCGAGGGTTGCCAGCACGAAATAAGCCAGCACCTTGGGCTGCAGGGCCGCCCTGAGATCGGCATGCAAAATGCCCAGAAACAACAACGCCGGCATGGTGACGTTAAACACCAGTGCCGACGCTGTGTGGATAAAGTTGTCATTGATCCAGCCCACGCGCTTGAGCACCACGCCCAGAAACAGCATGGCAAATACGGGGGCAGTTATCGTGAGCGTCTGAAGGAAAATAGCCAGCATGTCAGCACACTCATGGAGGTAGAACCGGGTTGAGGCCTTCTTGAAGAAAGCCTCAACGTCCTTTGTTACATACCTTTGACGGCATAAATGCCGGCGGCATTACGCCAGTAGCCTTTGTAGTCCATACCATAGCCGAAGATATAACGGTCAATGCACGGCAAGCCGACGTAGTTGGCCTTCAAGTCCGGACGCGCCTTGCGGTCATGGTCCTTGTCGATCAATACCGCGGTGTGCACCTGTCGGGCACCGGCGTGCTTGCAGAATTCTACGATCGCGCTAAGGGTGTGCCCCTCGTCGAGGATGTCGTCGATGATCAACACGTGACGGTCGATGAACGATACTTCTGGCTTGGCTTTCCAGAACAGGTCGCCGCCAGTGGTTTCATTGCGATAGCGCGTAGCGTGCAGGTACGACGCTTCAAGCGGGAATTTCAGATGGGTGAGCAGCTTGCCGGAAAAAATCAGGCCGCCGTTCATCACACAAAAAACCACTGGATTGGTCTCGGCCATTTCTGCCGTGATTTGCGCACCAACGCGGGCAATTGCCTCTTCGACTTCGGCTTCGGTGTACAGGCAGTCAGCCTCTCGCATGATTTGACGGATATGCTCGAGATCAGCAGACATGACGCTCTCCAGGGGGGGTTGTGCAAGAAAAGCGGGCAAAGGTACGCATCCGCATGGCTCAGATCAAGCATTTATGGACTAACGTGCAGTAATGTCTGTAGGACATCACCCCGGATTAGATTAATCTAGGCCGGTTTTTTTGCCTGCCCCCCGGAGTTTTTCCCTATGCCTATCCGCGAGATACGCCATCCGCTAATCCGTCATAAACTCGGCCTCATGCGTCGCGCTGACATTAGCACGAAGAATTTCCGTGAGCTCGCTCAGGAAGTCGGCGCTTTGCTGACCTATGAAGCCACCAGTGACCTGACCCTCGAAACCTACGATATCGAAGGCTGGTGCGGCACTGTTCAAGTTGAAAAAATCGCCGGTAAGAAAATTACCGTCGTGCCGATCCTGCGCGCCGGTATCGGCATGCTGGAAGGTGTTCTGAGCCTGATCCCGGGCGCCAAAGTCAGCGCTGTCGGTATTGCCCGTAACGAAGAAACCCTCCAGGCCCACACCTACCTGGAAAAACTGGTTCCGGAAATCAACGAGCGTCTGGCGATGATTATCGACCCGATGCTGGCCACCGGCTCTTCGATGGTTGCCACCATTGATCTGCTGAAAAAAGCCGGCTGCAAGGAAATCCGCGCCATGGTGCTGGTTGCTGCGCCAGAAGGGATTGCTGCGGTTGAAGCCGCTCACCCGGACGTGACCATCTACACCGCCTCCATTGATGAGCGTTTGAACGAGCACGGCTACATCATCCCGGGCTTGGGCGATGCCGGCGACAAGATCTTCGGCACCAAGCAAAAGGACATTTAACATGCAGGACGAGTTCAACGACCCGCTCTGGCGCCAGATAATCTCTGGCGCGCAGATGCTCTTCGTGGCGTTTGGCGCGTTGGTGTTGATGCCATTGATTACCGGCCTCGACCCCAACGTTGCGCTGTTCACGGCGGGTCTCGGGACTCTGCTGTTCCAGATCGTGACCCGGCGCCAAGTGCCGGTCTTTCTGGCTTCGAGTTTCGCTTTCATTACCCCGATCATTCTCGCCAAAGGGCAGTTCGGCCTTGCAGCGACCATGGGCGGCGTCATGGCAGCCGGTTTTGTGTATACCTTTCTCGGTTTCGCGGTGAAGCTCAAGGGCACCGGATTCATCGACCGCTTGTTGCCACCTGTGGTGATCGGTCCGGTGATTATCTCGATTGGCCTGGCGATGGCGCCCATTGCAGCGCACATGGCCATGGGCCGCGCTGAAGATGGCACCGAGCTGATTCACTATCAAACCGCCATGATGATCTCGATGCCAGCGCTGCTGACGACCTTGATCGTGGCTGTATTCGGTAAAGGGATTTTCCGTCTGGTGCCCATCATCGCCGGTGTGCTGGTCGGGTTTGGCATGGCGTTTTACTTTGGCGTCGTCGACACCGCCAAGATCGCCGCAGCGCCGTGGTTCGCCATGCCGCACTTCACTGCCCCCGAGTTCAACTGGCAGGCGATTCTGTTTATCGTCCCCGTAGCGCTTGCTCCGGCCATTGAACATATCGGCGGCGTGATTGCCGTAGGCAGCGTGACCGGTCGCGACTACCTGAAAAAGCCGGGCCTGCACCGCACGCTGTTCGGTGACGGTATCGCCACCACCGCTGCCGGCATGCTGGGCGGACCACCCAACACCACCTACGCCGAAGTGACTGGCGCGGTGATGCTGACCAAGAACTACAACCCGAAAATCATGACCTGGGCAGCGATTTTCGCCATCAGCCTGGCATTTGTCGGTAAGTTCGGCGCGCTGCTGCAAAGCATTCCGGTCCCTGTAATGGGCGGGATTCTGTGCCTGCTGTTCGGTTCGATTGCAGCCGTGGGCATGAACACCCTGATCCGCCATCAGGTCGACCTGAGCGAAGCACGCAACCTGGTGATCGTGTCGGTGATTCTGGTCTTCGGGATTGGTGGCGTGCTGATCGGTACGGGGATGGGGCCTGAGGACTTCGGTCTCAAAGGCATCGCGTTGTGCGCCATTGTGGCG is part of the Pseudomonas sp. ML2-2023-3 genome and harbors:
- the gatA gene encoding Asp-tRNA(Asn)/Glu-tRNA(Gln) amidotransferase subunit GatA; this translates as MHQLTLAEIARGLADKKFSSEELTKTLLARIAQLDPQLNSFITVTEDLALEQAKAADARRANGETGALLGAPIGHKDLFCTQGVRTSCASKMLDNFKAPYDATVVAKLAAAGTVTLGKTNMDEFAMGSANESSYYGAVKNPWNLEHVPGGSSGGSAAAVAARLLPAATGTDTGGSIRQPAALTNLTGLKPTYGRVSRWGMIAYASSLDQGGPLARTAEDCAILLQGMAGFDPQDSTSIDEPVPDFSASLNGSLQGLRIGVPKEFFSEGLDARIAELVHNSVKALEKLGAVIKPISLPNMQHAIPAYYVIAPAEASSNLSRFDGVRFGHRCEDPKDLTDLYKRSRAEGFGPEVQRRILVGAYALSAGYYDAYYLQAQKIRRLIKNDFMTAFNEVDIILGPTTPNPAWKIGAKNSDPVSAYLEDVYTITANLAGLPGLSMPAGFVDGLPVGVQLLAPYFQEGRLLNVAHQYQLNTDWHTRSPAGF
- the mreB gene encoding rod shape-determining protein MreB: MFKKLRGMFSSDLSIDLGTANTLIYVRERGIVLNEPSVVAIRTHGNQKSVVAVGTEAKRMLGRTPGNIAAIRPMKDGVIADFSVCEKMLQYFINKVHENSFLQPSPRVLICVPCKSTQVERRAIRESALGAGAREVFLIEEPMAAAIGAGLPVEEARGSMVVDIGGGTTEIALISLNGVVYAESVRVGGDRFDEAIITYVRRNYGSLIGESTAERIKTEIGTAFPGGEVREVDVRGRNLAEGVPRAFTLNSNEVLEALQESLATIVQAVKSALEQSPPELASDIAERGLVLTGGGALLRDLDKLLAQETGLPVIVAEDPLTCVARGGGRALEMMDKHTMDLLSSE
- the mreC gene encoding rod shape-determining protein MreC; this translates as MKPLFSKGPSLGVRFLVLVVLSVTLMVVDARFTLLKPVRSQMSLVLMQSYWITDLPQRLWQGVASQFGSRTELVAENEKLKTENLLLQGRMQKLAALTEQNVRLRELLNSSALVNEKVEVAELIGMDPNPFTHRIIINKGERDGVVLGQPVLDARGLMGQVVELMPYTSRVLLLTDTTHSIPVQVNRNGLRAIASGTGNPERLELRHVADTADIKVGDLLVSSGLGQRFPAGYPVATVKEVIHDSGQPFAIVRAVPTAALNRSRYLLLVFSDSRTPEERANDAAKAQEAEQNGEAPAIVPATVPKPTVPAPAAAPAAAPATPAAPAAVATDPKAVKKPAPVATPAAARTPATAPATTRERQ
- the mreD gene encoding rod shape-determining protein MreD produces the protein MANTRSSNGWLIWLTFAIGLLLSISPMPQFMEILRPLWLALLLAFWALYMPHKVGMVTAFCLGLAEDVLYGTLLGQNALTLTLITFLVLSLQQRLRVFPMWQQCLVLLVIFGLAQLAQLWLSALTGNRQPTLALVLPALVSALLWPWISYGLRGLCRRFKIN
- a CDS encoding AEC family transporter, with the translated sequence MLAIFLQTLTITAPVFAMLFLGVVLKRVGWINDNFIHTASALVFNVTMPALLFLGILHADLRAALQPKVLAYFVLATLAGFAFAWGWSIWRCPREDRGVYTQGAFRGNNGVIGLALAASMYGDYGISLGAVLAGLVILFYNTLSTIVLAVYSPVIKSDPWSICKSVVKNPLIISVLAAVPFAVFKISLPGWLQASGEYLAAMTLPLALICIGGTLSLASLRKSGDRALSASLVKMVSLPLLTTLGAWLCGFRGPELGILFLYFASPTAAASYVMVRAANGNHELAAAIIVITTLMAAITTNIGIFVLQWGGWI
- the gatB gene encoding Asp-tRNA(Asn)/Glu-tRNA(Gln) amidotransferase subunit GatB, which translates into the protein MQWEVVIGLEIHSQLATQSKIFSGSATTFGAEPNTQASLVDLGMPGVLPVLNQEAVRMAVMFGVAVDAEIVQHNVFARKNYFYPDLPKGYQISQMELPIVGKGHLDITLEDGTVKRVGITRAHLEEDAGKSLHEDFSGSTGIDLNRAGTPLLEIVSEPDMRSAKEAVAYVKAMHALVRYLGICDGNMAEGSLRCDCNVSIRPVGQAEFGTRCEIKNVNSFRFIEKAINSEVQRQIELIEDGGKVIQQTRLYDPNKDETRAMRSKEEANDYRYFPDPDLLPVVIEDSFIEEVRATLPELPPQKRERFQSQFGLSAYDASVLASSREQADYFEKVVSISGDAKLAANWVMVELGSLLNKQGLDIDQSPVSAEQLGGMLQRIKDNTISGKIAKVVLEAMANGEGNADEVIEKRGLKQVTDSGAIEKVLDEMLAANAEQVEQYRAADEAKRGKMFGFFVGQAMKASKGKANPQQVNELLKSKLEG
- the gatC gene encoding Asp-tRNA(Asn)/Glu-tRNA(Gln) amidotransferase subunit GatC, with amino-acid sequence MALDRSDVEKIAHLARLGLNDADIPRTTEALNSILGLIDQMQAVDTTGIEPMAHPLEASQRLRADVVTESNHREAYQSIAPAVENGLYLVPKVIE
- a CDS encoding calcium/sodium antiporter; amino-acid sequence: MLQLLCGLVMLIAGAELLVRCAVRMAANMKVRPLLIGLTVVALGSSAPQMTVSLQAALNDTSDIAVGSVIGSNIFNILVTLGLSALIIPLRVSRQLVRLDIPLMILASALVFALALNKQLDRLDGVVLLCGLMIYLALLLRQSRQSGHHHNSHAQPHTPWLHNIALMLLALILLGAAGHLLLGAAVTVATELGLSERIIGLTIIAVSTSLPELATSLIAAFRGQREIAVGNVIGSNVFSLLGVLGLTALVAPAPLSVSPNALAFDLPVMLGVAALCLPVFYAGYRVTRAEGLLFLGLYLAYGLHVVSFTIGMPLAGKLEHLMLFFILPALLVFLLFSTLRAWRRQH
- the upp gene encoding uracil phosphoribosyltransferase, encoding MPIREIRHPLIRHKLGLMRRADISTKNFRELAQEVGALLTYEATSDLTLETYDIEGWCGTVQVEKIAGKKITVVPILRAGIGMLEGVLSLIPGAKVSAVGIARNEETLQAHTYLEKLVPEINERLAMIIDPMLATGSSMVATIDLLKKAGCKEIRAMVLVAAPEGIAAVEAAHPDVTIYTASIDERLNEHGYIIPGLGDAGDKIFGTKQKDI
- a CDS encoding hypoxanthine-guanine phosphoribosyltransferase, which translates into the protein MSADLEHIRQIMREADCLYTEAEVEEAIARVGAQITAEMAETNPVVFCVMNGGLIFSGKLLTHLKFPLEASYLHATRYRNETTGGDLFWKAKPEVSFIDRHVLIIDDILDEGHTLSAIVEFCKHAGARQVHTAVLIDKDHDRKARPDLKANYVGLPCIDRYIFGYGMDYKGYWRNAAGIYAVKGM
- a CDS encoding uracil-xanthine permease family protein, with product MQDEFNDPLWRQIISGAQMLFVAFGALVLMPLITGLDPNVALFTAGLGTLLFQIVTRRQVPVFLASSFAFITPIILAKGQFGLAATMGGVMAAGFVYTFLGFAVKLKGTGFIDRLLPPVVIGPVIISIGLAMAPIAAHMAMGRAEDGTELIHYQTAMMISMPALLTTLIVAVFGKGIFRLVPIIAGVLVGFGMAFYFGVVDTAKIAAAPWFAMPHFTAPEFNWQAILFIVPVALAPAIEHIGGVIAVGSVTGRDYLKKPGLHRTLFGDGIATTAAGMLGGPPNTTYAEVTGAVMLTKNYNPKIMTWAAIFAISLAFVGKFGALLQSIPVPVMGGILCLLFGSIAAVGMNTLIRHQVDLSEARNLVIVSVILVFGIGGVLIGTGMGPEDFGLKGIALCAIVAIALNLILPGNDSWKHKKGDGPVI
- a CDS encoding septal ring lytic transglycosylase RlpA family protein codes for the protein MKRLLGACALLSLLAGCASHDIDPRGYDKTGIASYYGARHHGKRTASGEPFDQNALTAAHPALPFGTRVLVTNLSNDKSVVLRINDRGPHTRGRLIDVSRKAAQQLDMLRSGTAKVRVQGLSD